One window from the genome of Thermococcus siculi encodes:
- the argF gene encoding ornithine carbamoyltransferase, with translation MVVSLAGRDVLCLQDFTREELETILKTAEMMKIWNKIGKPHRVLEGKTLAMIFQKPSTRTRISFEVGIYQLGGYGLYLNAQDLQLRRGETIADTARVLSRYVDGIMARVYAHKDVEDLAKYASVPVINGLSDFSHPCQALADYQTILEKKGRIAGLKIVYVGDGNNVAHSLMIAGTKLGANVVVATPEGYEPDPKVIKWAEQNAAESGGSFELLHDPVKAVKDADVIYTDVWASMGQEAEAEQRRKIFQPFQVNRDLVKHAKPDHIFMHCLPAHRGEEVTDDVVDSPNSVVFDEAENRLHAQKAVMALVMGGIKV, from the coding sequence ATGGTGGTTAGCCTCGCAGGAAGGGATGTTCTCTGCCTTCAGGACTTCACGAGGGAGGAGCTTGAGACTATTCTCAAGACGGCCGAGATGATGAAGATCTGGAACAAGATCGGGAAACCACACCGCGTTCTCGAGGGCAAGACCCTCGCCATGATTTTCCAAAAACCCTCAACGAGAACCAGGATTTCCTTCGAGGTTGGAATCTACCAGCTCGGCGGCTACGGCCTCTATCTCAACGCCCAGGACCTTCAGCTCAGGCGCGGTGAGACAATAGCCGACACCGCCCGCGTCCTCAGCAGATACGTTGACGGGATTATGGCAAGGGTCTACGCCCACAAGGACGTTGAGGATCTCGCCAAGTACGCGAGCGTCCCGGTCATAAACGGCCTCTCCGACTTCTCACACCCCTGCCAAGCCCTCGCCGACTACCAGACCATTCTCGAGAAGAAGGGAAGAATAGCCGGCCTTAAGATAGTCTACGTTGGAGACGGAAACAACGTCGCCCACTCCCTCATGATAGCCGGAACCAAGCTCGGAGCCAACGTGGTCGTTGCAACGCCAGAAGGCTATGAGCCTGATCCAAAGGTCATCAAGTGGGCCGAGCAGAACGCGGCCGAGAGCGGCGGAAGCTTCGAGCTTCTCCACGACCCGGTCAAGGCCGTCAAGGACGCCGACGTCATCTACACCGACGTCTGGGCGAGCATGGGACAGGAGGCCGAGGCAGAACAGAGAAGAAAGATATTCCAGCCTTTCCAGGTCAACAGGGATCTCGTCAAGCACGCCAAGCCTGACCACATCTTCATGCACTGCCTCCCAGCCCATAGGGGCGAGGAGGTTACGGACGACGTCGTTGATTCTCCGAACAGCGTCGTCTTCGACGAGGCCGAGAACAGGCTCCACGCACAGAAAGCTGTTATGGCCCTTGTAATGGGAGGTATTAAGGTGTAA